One stretch of Malus domestica chromosome 14, GDT2T_hap1 DNA includes these proteins:
- the LOC103424023 gene encoding uncharacterized protein: MFRLCTLFDRLECREIKGEREREREREREREREREREMEQKGILLSALGVGMGVGVGLGLASGQTMSKWTGNDTMSNGVTPDRVEQELLRQIVDGRDSKVTFDQFPYYLSEQTRALITSAAYVHLKRAEVSKYTRNLSPASRAILLSGPAELYQQLAKALSHYFQAKLLLLDVTDFSLKIQSKYGNTNKASSFKRSTSEVALERLSGLFGSFSLFPRREEPPEGTLRRQSSVVDLGSSGLEGSCKPCMLRRNASASANISNLASQSTPANSDEFKRASSWSFDEKLLIQSLYRVLVFVSSTSPIVLYLRDVDKLLSRSQTIYNLFQKMLKKLSGAVLILGSRIVDLSGDNREAEERLTALFPYNIEIRPPENESLLVSWKTQLEKDMRMIQVQDNKNHIMEVLSANDLDCDDLGSICIADTIDLSNCIEEIVVSAVSYHLMNNKDPEYRNGKLIISSNSLSHGLSIFQEGISSGKDTMKLEAKAEVPKEGGTEVSVGVMTETKTKSTATAAETTAAAAKMEADNSIPVSRASAEVDDEFEKRIKPEVIPANEIVVTFADIGAMDEIKESLQELVMLPLHRPDLFSGGLLKPCRGILLFGPPGSGKTMLAKAIAREAGASFINVSMSTITSKWFGEDEKNVRALFTLAAKVSPTIIFVDEVDSMLGQRTRVGEHEAMRKIKNEFMIHWDGLLSSQGDRILVLAATNRPFDLDEAIIRRFERRILVGLPTVENREMILRTLLLKEKVEARLDFMELATMTEGFSGSDLKNLCTTAAYRPVRELIKAESKKDLDKKKRAAQDALGERNPEAVPETEEEPKEERVITLRPLNMEDFKQAKNQVAASFASEGSMMNELKQWNDLYGEGGSRKKEKLTYFL, from the exons ATGTTTCGGTTGTGTACGTTGTTTGATAGATTAGAGtgtcgagaaattaagggagagagagagagagagagagagagagagagagagagagagagagagagagagagagagatggagcaGAAAGGCATATTGCTGTCGGCTTTGGGCGTGGGGATGGGAGTGGGAGTGGGGCTTGGGTTGGCTTCCGGGCAAACGATGAGCAAATGGACCGGAAACGACACGATGTCCAACGGCGTTACGCCAGATAGGGTGGAGCAGGAGTTGCTACGACAGATCGTTGATGGAAGAGACAGTAAGGTCACGTTCGACCAATTCCCCTACTACCTCAG TGAACAGACGCGAGCTTTGATAACGAGTGCTGCCTATGTGCATCTTAAGCGAGCTGAGGTTTCAAAGTACACTCGCAATCTATCTCCTGCAAGTCGGGCTATTCTGCTCTCAGGACCTGCTG AACTTTACCAACAACTTGCCAAGGCTTTATCCCATTACTTCCAAGCGAAGTTGTTGCTCTTAGACGTGACGGATTTTTCTCTAAAG ATTCAGAGCAAATATGGCAATACCAACAAAGCATCT TCTTTTAAAAGATCTACTTCAGAGGTGGCACTTGAGCGGTTGTCTGGCCTGTTTGGATCATTTTCACTCTTTCCGCGAAGGGAGGAACCACCAGAAG GCACTTTACGAAGGCAAAGCAGCGTTGTGGATCTTGGATCAAG TGGGCTAGAAGGTTCTTGTAAGCCTTGCATGCTTCGTAGGAATGCTTCAGCTTCAGCTAATATTAGTAACCTTGCTTCACAGAGCACTCCTGCAAATTCAG ATGAGTTTAAGCGCGCAAGCAGCTGGTCGTTTGATGAAAAGCTTCTTATACAGTCCCTGTACAGG GTTTTGGTTTTCGTCTCAAGTACTAGTCCCATTGTGCTGTATCTTAGGGACGTTGACAAGCTCTTATCTAGATCGCAAACGATATATAACTTGTTCCAGAAAATGTTGAAGAAATTATCTGGAGCCGTGTTGATCCTTGGTTCACGAATTGTGGATCTCAGTGGTGACAACAGAGAGGCGGAGGAGAGGCTTACTGCTCTTTTCCCTTACAACATCGAGATCAGGCCCCCTGAAAATGAATCCCTTCTTGTCAGCTGGAAGACTCAACTGGAGAAGGATATGAGAATGATTCAGGTTCAGGATAACAAAAACCACATCATGGAAGTACTTTCGGCTAATGATCTTGATTGTGATGATCTTGGTTCGATCTGTATCGCAGACACAATTGATCTCAGTAACTGCATAGAAGAAATTGTTGTATCAGCAGTTTCttatcatttgatgaataaCAAAGATCCTGAATACAGAAATGGGAAACTCATCATTTCTTCCAATAG TTTGTCCCATGGATTAAGCATATTCCAAGAGGGAATATCCAGTGGGAAAGATACAATGAAGCTGGAAGCGAAGGCTGAAGTGCCTAAG GAAGGAGGAACTGAAGTGTCTGTCGGTGTGATGacagaaacaaaaaccaaaagcaCTGCTACTGCTGCAGAGACAACAGCTGCAGCAGCAAAAATGGAAGCTGACAATTCAATTCCAGTATCAAGAGCTTCT GCAGAAGTCGATGATGAATTTGAGAAGCGCATAAAACCAGAGGTCATACCAGCAAATGAGATTGTCGTAACATTTGCTGATATTGGTGCCATGGATGAGATAAAAGAATCCCTTCAGGAATTGGTAATGCTTCCACTTCATAGACCAGACCTTTTCAGCGGAGGCCTACTAAAGCCTTGTAGAGGTATACTGCTATTTGGTCCCCCCGGAAGTGGGAAGACCATGCTGGCGAAAGCCATTGCTAGGGAGGCTGGAGCAAGCTTCATTAATGTATCCATGTCTACCATTACCTCCAAGTGGTTTGGCGAAGATGAAAAAAATGTCCGAGCTTTGTTCACTCTCGCAGCCAAAGTCTCTCCAACCATTATATTTGTAGACGAGGTTGATAGCATGCTTGGACAGCGAACAAGAGTTGGAGAGCATGAAGccatgagaaaaataaaaaatgagtttATGATTCATTGGGATGGGCTCTTGAGTAGTCAAGGAGATCGAATCCTTGTTCTCGCTGCAACCAACAGACCATTTGACCTTGATGAAGCAATCATCAGGCGTTTTGAACGAAG AATTTTGGTGGGGCTACCGACTGTGGAGAACAGAGAAATGATTTTGAGAACTCTGTTGTTGAAAGAGAAGGTGGAAGCCCGACTAGACTTCATGGAGCTTGCAACTATGACTGAAGGGTTTAGTGGAAGTGATCTTAAG AACTTGTGTACAACAGCTGCCTATCGGCCAGTTAGGGAGTTAATAAAGGCGGAGAGCAAAAAGGATTTG gaTAAAAAGAAGAGAGCTGCACAAGATGCTTTGGGAGAACGGAATCCAGAAGCTGTCCCAGAAACAGAAGAAGAACCTAAAGAGGAaagagtcatcaccctcaggcCCTTAAACATGGAAGACTTCAAGCAGGCGAAGAATCAG GTTGCAGCTAGCTTTGCCTCTGAGGGATCCATGATGAACGAATTGAAGCAGTGGAACGATCTCTATGGGGAAGGGGGATCGCGAAAGAAAGAGAAGCTAACTTACTTTCTATGA